A single genomic interval of Mycolicibacterium holsaticum DSM 44478 = JCM 12374 harbors:
- the sucB gene encoding 2-oxoglutarate dehydrogenase, E2 component, dihydrolipoamide succinyltransferase: protein MAISVQMPALGESVTEGTVTRWLKQEGDTVEQDEPLLEVSTDKVDTEIPSPASGVLKKIVAQEDDTVEVGGELAVIGDADEDGDDGGGGDEQPAEEPAAQPEPAAEEQEEPAETPSPPAKGGDATPVLMPELGESVTEGTVTRWLKKVGDTVEVDEPLLEVSTDKVDTEIPSPVAGTLVAITAEEDDTVEVGGELGKIGDADAAPAAEPKPEPEPEPEPEPEPEPEPEPEPEQKQEPKPEPKPEPKPEPKAEPKPAPKPQPAGDSAPYVTPLVRKLAAENDIDLTAVKGTGVGGRIRKQDVLAAAEAKQAPAAEPTAPRPAAPAARQEPTAAPALAHLRGTTQKAGRIRQLTAKKTRESLQATAQLTQTHEVDMTKIVSLRARAKASFAEREGVNLTYLPFIAVAVVDALKAHPNVNASYNEDTKEITYYDAEHLGIAVDTEQGLLSPVIKNAGDLSLAGLARAIADIAARARSADLKPDELSGGTFTITNIGSQGALFDTPILVPPQAAMLGTGAIVKRPRVIADEFGNESIGIRSVCYLPLTYDHRLIDGADAGRFLTTIKRRLEEGAFEADLGL from the coding sequence ATGGCCATCTCCGTTCAGATGCCCGCACTCGGTGAAAGCGTCACCGAAGGGACTGTCACCCGTTGGCTCAAGCAAGAGGGCGACACGGTCGAACAGGATGAGCCGCTGCTGGAAGTGTCCACCGACAAGGTGGACACCGAGATCCCCTCTCCCGCTTCCGGTGTGCTGAAGAAGATCGTCGCGCAGGAAGACGACACGGTGGAGGTGGGCGGCGAGTTGGCCGTCATCGGGGATGCCGACGAGGACGGCGACGACGGCGGCGGCGGCGACGAGCAGCCCGCCGAGGAACCCGCAGCGCAGCCCGAACCGGCCGCCGAAGAGCAGGAGGAGCCCGCCGAGACGCCATCGCCTCCGGCCAAGGGCGGGGACGCGACACCGGTGTTGATGCCCGAGCTCGGCGAGTCGGTGACCGAGGGCACCGTGACCCGGTGGCTGAAGAAGGTCGGCGACACCGTCGAGGTCGACGAGCCACTGCTCGAGGTCTCCACCGACAAGGTCGACACGGAGATCCCCTCGCCGGTGGCCGGCACGCTGGTGGCGATCACCGCTGAAGAGGACGACACCGTGGAGGTCGGCGGCGAGCTGGGCAAGATCGGCGACGCCGATGCGGCCCCGGCCGCCGAACCCAAACCCGAACCGGAACCCGAGCCCGAACCCGAACCCGAACCCGAACCCGAGCCGGAGCCCGAACCGGAACAGAAGCAGGAGCCCAAGCCGGAACCCAAGCCCGAGCCCAAGCCCGAGCCGAAGGCCGAGCCCAAGCCGGCACCCAAACCCCAGCCCGCGGGTGACTCCGCCCCGTATGTCACACCGCTGGTGCGGAAACTGGCCGCCGAGAACGACATCGACCTCACCGCGGTGAAGGGCACCGGCGTCGGTGGACGCATCCGCAAGCAGGATGTGCTGGCGGCGGCGGAGGCCAAGCAGGCACCGGCGGCCGAACCGACCGCCCCGCGGCCCGCGGCACCGGCGGCCAGGCAGGAGCCGACGGCCGCGCCAGCCCTGGCGCATCTGCGCGGCACCACACAGAAGGCCGGCCGGATCCGTCAGCTCACCGCCAAGAAGACACGCGAATCCCTGCAGGCGACAGCGCAATTGACCCAGACCCACGAGGTCGACATGACCAAGATCGTGTCGCTGCGGGCCCGGGCGAAGGCCAGCTTCGCCGAACGCGAGGGCGTGAACCTGACGTATCTGCCGTTCATCGCGGTCGCGGTGGTCGACGCGCTCAAGGCGCACCCGAACGTCAACGCCAGCTACAACGAGGACACCAAGGAGATCACCTACTACGACGCCGAGCACCTCGGCATCGCGGTCGACACCGAGCAGGGGCTGCTGTCACCGGTGATCAAAAACGCCGGGGACCTGTCGCTGGCGGGGTTGGCGCGCGCGATCGCCGACATCGCCGCGCGCGCCCGCTCGGCTGACCTCAAACCCGACGAGTTGTCCGGTGGCACGTTCACCATCACCAACATCGGCAGCCAGGGTGCGCTGTTCGACACCCCGATCCTGGTGCCGCCGCAGGCGGCGATGCTGGGCACCGGCGCGATCGTCAAACGGCCGCGGGTGATCGCCGACGAGTTCGGCAATGAGTCGATCGGTATCCGGTCGGTGTGCTACCTGCCGCTGACCTATGACCATCGGCTGATCGACGGTGCCGACGCCGGACGTTTCCTGACCACCATCAAACGCCGCCTCGAAGAGGGTGCCTTCGAGGCCGACCTGGGTCTGTAG
- a CDS encoding oxidoreductase, with protein sequence MRLFGKFRRGTRTGAAAGSDPGADLRYLRQWVADHTGVEAFVEPKTTVTDVTVVLVAADGEWTRRPTGGEAGARRLSQRLNIPVYDVQKVGYPQRMRDFDERRRVERRRAARRELEES encoded by the coding sequence GTGCGACTGTTCGGCAAATTTCGGCGCGGTACGCGCACCGGCGCAGCCGCCGGCAGCGACCCGGGCGCCGATCTGCGATATCTGCGTCAGTGGGTCGCCGACCATACCGGTGTCGAGGCCTTCGTCGAACCCAAGACCACCGTCACCGACGTCACCGTCGTGCTGGTCGCCGCCGATGGCGAGTGGACGCGGCGGCCGACCGGGGGAGAGGCCGGGGCCCGGCGGCTCTCGCAACGCCTCAACATCCCGGTGTACGACGTGCAGAAGGTCGGCTATCCCCAGCGGATGCGCGACTTCGACGAACGTCGCCGGGTCGAACGCCGCCGCGCCGCGCGCAGGGAACTCGAAGAGTCCTAA
- a CDS encoding SDR family oxidoreductase codes for MVLVHGWPDSHVVWDSVVPLLADRFRIVRYDNRGVGKTSVPDKISDYRMSCYADDFTAVIAEVSPGEPVHVLAHDWGSTSIWEYLSRSGARDRIASFTSVSGPSVDHLNRYVMGNLKRPYRPRLFTRALRQLLAFWYMGLFSVPVISPALVRRGFRGGVMTRRLQREGITGERIRHSADVAADAVNSLKVYPANYFRALTTARADHYVDVPVQIIVNVNDPHVRPYVYDDTAKWVPRLWRRDLHAGHWSPMSHPQLLAQSVHELVDHLEGSPASRALLRAQVGRPREYFGDTLVSVTGAGSGIGRETALAFAREGAELIVSDIDEAGAKDTAAKITARGGVAHAYRLDVADADAVERFAEQICTEHGVPDIVVNNAGVGHSGLFLDTPRNEYDRVLSINFGGVVNCCRSFGRRLVERGTGGHIVNISSMAAYSPQQAMNAYATSKAAVFMFGDCLRAELDQAGVGLTTVCPGVINTNIVHTTRFDAPAGKQGSVESRRAQLEKLFAMRRYGPEKVAKAIVSAVKKNKPIRPVAPEAYLVYGAAHLLPQAMRSTARARVL; via the coding sequence GTGGTTCTGGTCCACGGCTGGCCGGATTCCCACGTCGTATGGGACAGCGTGGTGCCGCTGCTGGCCGACCGGTTCCGCATCGTGCGCTATGACAATCGCGGCGTCGGTAAGACCTCGGTTCCCGACAAGATCTCCGACTACCGGATGTCTTGCTATGCAGACGATTTCACTGCCGTCATCGCCGAAGTGAGCCCCGGTGAGCCGGTGCACGTGCTCGCCCACGACTGGGGTTCGACATCGATCTGGGAATACCTGTCCCGCTCCGGGGCCCGCGACCGCATTGCGTCGTTCACCTCGGTGTCCGGCCCGAGCGTCGACCACCTCAACCGCTACGTGATGGGCAACCTCAAACGGCCGTACCGGCCGCGCCTGTTCACGCGGGCGCTGCGCCAACTGCTGGCCTTCTGGTACATGGGACTGTTCTCCGTCCCGGTCATCTCGCCGGCGTTGGTCCGACGAGGCTTCCGCGGCGGGGTCATGACGCGACGGTTGCAGCGCGAGGGCATCACCGGTGAGCGGATCCGGCATTCCGCGGACGTCGCTGCCGACGCCGTCAACAGCCTGAAGGTCTATCCCGCCAACTACTTCCGCGCGCTGACCACGGCGAGGGCCGACCACTACGTCGACGTTCCGGTGCAGATCATCGTCAACGTCAACGATCCTCACGTGCGGCCCTACGTCTACGACGACACCGCCAAGTGGGTGCCGCGGCTGTGGCGTCGGGACTTGCACGCCGGGCACTGGTCACCGATGTCGCACCCGCAGCTGCTCGCGCAGTCGGTGCACGAACTGGTCGACCATCTCGAGGGCAGTCCGGCGAGCCGCGCCCTGTTGCGCGCGCAGGTGGGCAGGCCACGCGAATACTTCGGCGACACACTGGTTTCGGTGACGGGGGCGGGCAGCGGCATCGGGCGCGAGACCGCGCTGGCGTTCGCCCGCGAGGGCGCCGAGCTGATCGTCAGCGACATCGACGAAGCCGGTGCGAAAGACACCGCCGCCAAGATCACCGCGCGCGGCGGGGTGGCGCACGCGTACCGCCTCGACGTGGCCGACGCCGACGCGGTGGAACGCTTCGCCGAGCAGATCTGCACCGAGCACGGCGTGCCCGACATCGTTGTCAACAACGCCGGCGTCGGGCACTCCGGGCTGTTCCTGGACACCCCGCGAAACGAATACGACCGGGTGTTGAGCATCAACTTCGGCGGTGTCGTCAACTGCTGCAGGTCTTTTGGTCGCCGCCTCGTCGAGCGCGGAACCGGTGGCCACATCGTCAACATCTCGTCGATGGCGGCCTACTCACCGCAGCAGGCGATGAACGCCTACGCCACCAGCAAGGCCGCCGTGTTCATGTTCGGTGACTGCCTGCGCGCAGAGCTGGATCAGGCCGGGGTCGGGCTCACCACCGTGTGCCCCGGGGTGATCAACACCAACATCGTGCACACCACCCGCTTCGACGCGCCTGCAGGCAAGCAGGGCAGCGTGGAGTCGCGGCGCGCGCAGCTCGAGAAGCTTTTCGCCATGCGCCGGTACGGTCCGGAGAAGGTGGCCAAGGCGATCGTGTCGGCGGTCAAGAAGAACAAGCCGATCCGGCCCGTCGCGCCGGAGGCCTACCTCGTATACGGCGCGGCCCATCTGCTGCCCCAGGCGATGCGAAGCACGGCCCGCGCCCGCGTCCTGTAG
- a CDS encoding leucyl aminopeptidase translates to MSPANVGYQAPSVSVSSTLPKRTVDSSVLIVPVVSGSDDSAGPTVVANPFLDAEAVGEIEVALEALGAKGGAESLTRVVVPALPVGSVLAVGLGKDSGDWSADVIRRAAGVAARSLNGTEAVITTLSDIDLNAAIEGLILGAYRFTDFRSAKTAPKDTGLRSITALSTGAKKDAAQRAADIATAVATARDLVNTPPSHLFPDEFAKRAKALGEAAGLQVEILDEKALEKAGYGGIIGVGKGSSRPPRLVRLTHKGAKQRGKAAKKVALVGKGITFDTGGISIKPAANMHHMTSDMGGAAAVIATVVLAAKQRLPIDVIATVPMAENMPSATAQRPGDVLTQYGGITVEVLNTDAEGRLVLADAIVRAGEDEPDYLIETSTLTGAQTVALGARTPGVMGSDEFRDRVAGLSQRVGENGWPMPLPEELKDDLKSTVADLANVSGSRYAGMLVAGTYLREFVPEGVQWAHIDIAGPAYNTGGPWGYTGKGGTGVPTRTMFAVLEDIAANG, encoded by the coding sequence GTGAGCCCTGCAAACGTCGGTTACCAAGCCCCCAGCGTCTCCGTCAGCTCGACCCTGCCCAAGCGCACGGTCGACTCGTCGGTGCTGATCGTGCCCGTGGTCAGCGGGTCGGACGACAGTGCGGGGCCGACGGTGGTCGCCAACCCGTTCCTCGACGCCGAGGCCGTCGGTGAGATCGAGGTCGCCCTTGAGGCGCTCGGCGCGAAGGGCGGCGCCGAGTCGCTGACCCGCGTCGTGGTGCCGGCGCTGCCGGTGGGCAGCGTGCTGGCGGTCGGGCTCGGCAAGGATTCCGGCGACTGGTCGGCCGACGTGATCCGCCGCGCCGCCGGGGTGGCCGCACGCTCGCTCAACGGCACCGAAGCGGTGATCACCACGCTGTCGGACATCGATCTGAACGCGGCCATCGAGGGGCTGATCCTGGGCGCCTACCGGTTCACCGACTTCCGCAGCGCCAAGACCGCGCCCAAAGACACCGGGCTGCGGTCGATCACCGCGCTGAGCACCGGTGCGAAAAAGGACGCCGCGCAGCGGGCCGCCGACATCGCCACCGCGGTGGCAACCGCACGCGATCTGGTCAACACCCCGCCGAGTCATCTGTTTCCCGACGAATTCGCTAAGCGGGCAAAGGCTTTGGGGGAAGCCGCCGGACTCCAGGTCGAGATCCTCGACGAGAAGGCGCTGGAGAAGGCCGGCTACGGCGGAATCATCGGCGTCGGCAAGGGCTCGTCGCGCCCGCCGCGGCTGGTGCGGCTGACGCACAAGGGCGCCAAGCAGCGCGGCAAGGCCGCGAAAAAAGTGGCGCTGGTGGGCAAGGGCATCACGTTCGACACCGGCGGCATCTCGATCAAGCCGGCGGCCAACATGCACCACATGACCTCCGACATGGGCGGGGCCGCGGCCGTCATCGCGACGGTGGTGCTGGCGGCCAAGCAGAGGCTGCCGATCGACGTCATCGCCACGGTGCCGATGGCCGAGAACATGCCGTCGGCGACGGCGCAGCGCCCCGGGGACGTGCTCACCCAGTACGGCGGCATCACGGTCGAGGTGCTCAACACCGACGCCGAGGGCAGGCTGGTGCTCGCCGATGCGATCGTGCGCGCCGGCGAGGACGAGCCCGACTACCTGATCGAGACGTCCACGCTGACCGGCGCGCAGACGGTGGCGCTGGGCGCCCGCACGCCGGGGGTGATGGGCAGCGACGAGTTCCGCGACCGGGTCGCCGGCTTGTCGCAGCGCGTGGGTGAGAATGGCTGGCCGATGCCGCTGCCCGAGGAGCTCAAGGACGATCTCAAGTCGACGGTCGCCGACCTGGCCAACGTCAGCGGTTCGCGCTATGCGGGCATGCTGGTCGCCGGCACCTACCTTCGCGAGTTCGTGCCCGAGGGGGTGCAGTGGGCGCACATCGACATCGCGGGTCCGGCGTACAACACCGGCGGGCCGTGGGGCTATACCGGCAAGGGCGGCACGGGGGTGCCGACGCGCACGATGTTCGCGGTCCTCGAAGACATCGCCGCCAACGGGTAA
- a CDS encoding adenylate/guanylate cyclase domain-containing protein produces MVDLDALQAAGIADAHRRRALIEYLDGLGFTADEMVEAERRGRLFGLSGDALWAGRPTFSLRSAAETLGVPLEQLSGVWAALGLSVADPDDLTLSQVDLDGLAVWVQVKAVVGDDAALAFLRVLGASMSRLAEAGSSMIRIAAPDIVVAHTRDELTTARAYRAVSELTQRLGTLLEAVFRQHVASARSHFEGVIRDESAVVMCGVGFADLTGFTTLTQRLSPAELAELLLDFGGVVSDLVHVDGGRVVKFIGDEVMWVTSTPELLVKVAVDLVEHPRAREAGLQVRAGLGYGPVLAVGGDYFGNPVNLAARLVAAAAPGQVLAAADVRDELGDWPAVPQDPLVLKGFDEPVQAYDLLAGRRRLS; encoded by the coding sequence GTGGTCGATCTCGATGCGCTGCAAGCCGCGGGCATCGCCGACGCGCATCGTCGCAGGGCCCTGATCGAATACCTCGACGGGCTCGGGTTCACCGCGGACGAGATGGTCGAGGCCGAACGTCGCGGCCGGCTTTTCGGCCTGTCGGGCGATGCGCTGTGGGCGGGTCGCCCGACGTTCAGCCTGCGCAGCGCCGCCGAGACGCTCGGCGTGCCGCTGGAGCAGCTCTCCGGCGTGTGGGCGGCGCTCGGGCTGTCCGTCGCCGACCCCGACGACCTCACGCTGAGCCAAGTCGACCTCGACGGGCTGGCGGTCTGGGTACAGGTCAAAGCGGTGGTCGGCGACGATGCCGCGCTGGCGTTCCTGCGGGTACTCGGCGCGTCCATGTCGCGGCTCGCCGAGGCCGGATCGTCGATGATCCGCATCGCGGCGCCCGACATCGTGGTAGCCCACACCCGAGACGAGCTCACCACCGCGCGGGCATACCGCGCGGTTTCCGAGCTGACCCAGCGCCTCGGCACGCTGCTCGAAGCCGTGTTCCGCCAGCACGTGGCCAGCGCCCGCAGCCACTTCGAGGGCGTCATCCGCGACGAGTCGGCCGTGGTGATGTGCGGTGTGGGCTTCGCCGACCTGACCGGCTTCACCACGCTGACCCAGCGGCTCTCCCCGGCCGAGTTGGCCGAACTGCTTCTGGATTTCGGCGGGGTGGTCAGCGATCTGGTGCACGTCGACGGCGGCCGGGTGGTCAAGTTCATCGGCGACGAGGTGATGTGGGTGACCTCGACGCCCGAACTGCTCGTGAAGGTGGCCGTCGACCTCGTCGAACATCCGCGGGCGCGCGAGGCCGGACTGCAGGTCCGCGCGGGTCTCGGCTACGGCCCGGTGCTCGCCGTGGGCGGCGATTACTTCGGCAACCCGGTGAACCTGGCCGCGCGGCTGGTCGCCGCCGCGGCACCAGGGCAGGTCCTCGCCGCCGCCGACGTGCGCGACGAGCTGGGCGACTGGCCCGCCGTGCCACAGGACCCGTTGGTGCTCAAGGGCTTTGACGAACCGGTTCAGGCCTACGACCTGCTCGCCGGGCGCCGACGACTAAGCTAA
- the gcvT gene encoding glycine cleavage system aminomethyltransferase GcvT — MSELLKGPLDDRHRELGANFAEFGGWSMPVAYAGTVSEHTATRNAVGLFDVSHLGKALVRGPGAAAYVNSTLTNDLSRIAPGKAQYTLCCTESGGVIDDLIAYYVSDDEIFLVPNAANTAAVVAALQKHAPADIAVTDEHRSYAVLAVQGPRSTDVLGALGLPTDMDYMGYVDAEFDGVPVRVCRTGYTGEHGYELLPPWDRARTVFDALVTQVRAVDGELAGLGARDTLRTEMGYPLHGHELSVELSPLQARCGWAIGWKKDAFWGRDALLAEKEAGPARLLRGLKAVGRGVLRADLTVLDGDRPVGVTTSGTFSPTLKVGIALALIDTAADVADGQRVTVDVRGRPIECEVVKTPFVAAKTR; from the coding sequence GTGAGCGAATTGTTGAAGGGCCCGCTGGACGACCGTCACCGCGAACTCGGGGCGAACTTCGCCGAGTTCGGCGGCTGGTCGATGCCGGTCGCGTATGCGGGAACGGTCAGCGAGCACACTGCGACGCGCAACGCCGTCGGCCTGTTCGACGTCAGCCACCTGGGCAAGGCGCTGGTGCGCGGGCCCGGCGCAGCCGCCTACGTCAACTCCACGCTGACCAACGACCTGAGCCGGATCGCGCCAGGCAAGGCGCAATACACGTTGTGCTGCACCGAATCTGGCGGCGTGATCGACGATCTGATCGCCTACTACGTCTCCGACGACGAGATCTTCCTGGTACCCAACGCCGCCAACACCGCCGCCGTGGTGGCCGCGCTGCAGAAACACGCCCCCGCGGACATCGCGGTCACCGACGAACACCGGTCCTATGCGGTGCTCGCGGTGCAGGGGCCGCGGTCCACCGATGTGCTCGGCGCGCTCGGGCTGCCCACCGACATGGATTACATGGGTTACGTCGACGCCGAGTTCGACGGCGTGCCCGTGCGGGTGTGCCGCACCGGCTACACCGGTGAGCACGGCTACGAGCTGCTGCCGCCGTGGGACCGGGCGCGGACCGTGTTCGACGCGTTGGTGACGCAGGTCCGCGCCGTCGACGGCGAACTGGCCGGGCTCGGGGCCCGTGACACGCTGCGCACCGAGATGGGATATCCGCTGCACGGCCACGAGCTCTCGGTGGAGCTCTCGCCGTTGCAGGCCCGCTGCGGCTGGGCCATCGGCTGGAAGAAGGACGCGTTCTGGGGCCGCGACGCGCTGCTTGCCGAAAAGGAAGCCGGGCCCGCCCGATTGTTGCGTGGGCTCAAGGCGGTCGGCCGCGGGGTGTTGCGGGCCGACCTGACCGTGCTCGACGGTGACCGCCCGGTCGGGGTGACGACGTCGGGAACCTTTTCTCCTACTTTGAAAGTCGGGATCGCGCTGGCGCTGATCGACACCGCCGCCGATGTCGCAGACGGTCAGCGCGTCACCGTCGACGTGCGCGGCCGCCCCATCGAATGCGAAGTGGTCAAGACCCCGTTCGTGGCGGCGAAAACTCGGTAG
- a CDS encoding branched-chain amino acid aminotransferase: MTDGPLEFTVERNATPASDEVRASILANPGFGKYHTDHMVSIDYLAGEGWHNARVIPYGPIELDPSAIVLHYAQEVFEGLKAYRWADGSIVSFRPESNARRLGTSARRLAIPELPEDVFIESLRQLIAVDEPWVPPAGGEESLYLRPYIFATEAGLGVRPANEYRYMVIASPAGAYFKGGVKPVSVWLSTEYVRACPGGTGAAKFGGNYAASLLAQAQAIENDCDQVVWLDAAERRFIEEMGGMNLFFVFGSGGSARLVTPELSGSILPGVTRDSLLQLATDAGFAIEERKIDIDEWQKKAAAGEITEVFACGTAAVITPVAHVKHADGEFTIADGGPGEITMALRDTLTGIQRGTFADTHGWMARLS; the protein is encoded by the coding sequence ATGACTGACGGCCCCCTCGAGTTCACGGTTGAGCGCAACGCAACTCCGGCGAGCGACGAGGTACGGGCATCGATTCTGGCCAACCCCGGTTTCGGCAAGTACCACACCGACCACATGGTGTCGATCGACTACCTGGCGGGCGAGGGCTGGCACAACGCGCGGGTGATTCCCTACGGGCCCATCGAACTGGACCCGTCGGCGATCGTGCTGCACTACGCCCAGGAAGTGTTCGAGGGCCTGAAGGCCTACCGGTGGGCCGACGGGTCGATCGTGTCGTTCCGGCCGGAATCCAACGCGCGAAGGCTGGGCACCTCGGCACGTCGGCTGGCGATCCCCGAACTGCCCGAAGACGTGTTCATCGAGTCCCTGCGCCAGCTGATCGCCGTCGACGAGCCGTGGGTTCCCCCCGCGGGCGGTGAGGAGTCGCTGTACCTGCGGCCCTACATCTTTGCCACCGAAGCCGGTCTCGGGGTGCGTCCGGCCAACGAATACCGCTACATGGTGATCGCCTCACCGGCGGGGGCCTACTTCAAGGGCGGCGTCAAGCCGGTCAGCGTGTGGTTGTCGACCGAGTACGTGCGGGCCTGCCCCGGCGGCACCGGGGCGGCAAAGTTCGGCGGTAACTACGCTGCGTCGCTGCTGGCCCAGGCGCAGGCCATCGAAAACGACTGCGATCAGGTCGTGTGGCTGGACGCCGCCGAACGCCGCTTCATCGAGGAGATGGGCGGGATGAACCTGTTCTTCGTCTTCGGCAGCGGCGGGTCGGCGCGGCTGGTCACCCCGGAGCTGAGCGGGTCCATTTTGCCCGGAGTGACCCGAGATTCCTTGCTGCAGTTGGCAACCGACGCCGGATTCGCCATCGAGGAACGCAAGATCGACATCGACGAGTGGCAGAAGAAGGCGGCCGCGGGCGAGATCACCGAGGTGTTCGCGTGCGGCACCGCCGCCGTCATCACCCCGGTCGCGCACGTCAAGCACGCCGACGGCGAGTTCACCATCGCCGACGGCGGACCGGGGGAGATCACGATGGCGCTTCGCGACACGCTGACCGGGATCCAGCGCGGCACCTTCGCCGACACGCACGGCTGGATGGCCCGGCTGAGCTGA